Proteins from a genomic interval of Gordonia sp. SL306:
- a CDS encoding flavin-containing monooxygenase, with translation MTMIDVQIAIIGAGFSGLGAAIKLKQNGFDDFMVIDRGSDFGGTWRDNTYPGAACDVPSHLYSYSFAHNPEWSRSYSHQPEIHRYINDVAERHAVRSHTRFQTEVEHAEWHEDERRWILDVVRDGQREQVRAQIMIGAIGPLCEPNLPDIDGFDDFQGTIVHSARWDDDVDFTGKRVAVIGTGASAIQLVPELAKVAGRLDVYQRTAPWIVPRTERAYSATEKWAFAKVPGYQSAVRGAIYAMNEVTAFGLTYSPKSLKPVELVCRANIARSIRDPELRTKATPTFQVGCKRILRSNEWYPAIARPNVDLVTDGIASITENGIADKNGTVRDADVIVVATGFHVTDSPVFDKIVGAAGRSLANVWEEIGMQGYKGSFVNGFPNMMLMVGPSTGLGHTSMVYMIESQLNYLVDYLKTVRAQGITRTDVTLAAQQRYNAEVQHDLRNSVWVNGGCASWYKDHHGNITTLWPGFTFNFRRITRQFDIAAYDVERRGTRTLPAESADAQPAPATA, from the coding sequence ATGACAATGATCGATGTACAGATCGCCATCATCGGAGCGGGGTTCTCCGGCCTCGGCGCAGCCATCAAGCTCAAGCAGAACGGCTTCGACGACTTCATGGTCATCGACCGTGGGTCGGATTTCGGCGGCACCTGGCGCGACAACACCTATCCGGGCGCGGCCTGCGATGTGCCATCGCACCTCTACTCGTATTCGTTCGCCCACAATCCGGAGTGGTCACGCTCGTACTCCCACCAGCCGGAGATCCATCGCTACATCAACGATGTCGCAGAGCGCCACGCCGTGCGCTCCCACACCCGGTTCCAGACCGAGGTGGAACATGCCGAGTGGCACGAAGACGAGCGTCGCTGGATCCTCGACGTGGTGCGCGACGGGCAGCGCGAGCAGGTTCGCGCACAGATCATGATCGGCGCGATAGGGCCACTCTGTGAGCCCAACCTCCCCGACATCGATGGCTTCGACGACTTCCAGGGCACCATCGTGCACTCGGCCCGCTGGGACGACGACGTCGACTTCACCGGGAAGCGTGTCGCGGTGATCGGCACCGGGGCCTCGGCCATCCAGCTGGTGCCCGAACTCGCCAAGGTCGCCGGCAGGCTCGACGTCTACCAGCGCACCGCACCCTGGATCGTGCCCCGCACCGAACGCGCCTACTCGGCGACCGAGAAGTGGGCCTTCGCCAAGGTTCCCGGTTACCAGTCGGCCGTCCGCGGCGCGATCTATGCGATGAACGAGGTCACCGCATTCGGTCTGACCTACTCGCCCAAGTCGCTCAAGCCGGTCGAACTGGTGTGCCGCGCGAACATCGCCCGCTCGATCCGCGACCCAGAACTCCGCACGAAGGCGACCCCGACGTTCCAGGTCGGCTGCAAGCGCATCCTGCGCTCCAATGAGTGGTATCCCGCGATCGCACGTCCCAACGTCGATCTCGTCACCGATGGCATCGCCTCGATCACCGAGAACGGGATCGCCGACAAGAACGGCACCGTTCGCGACGCCGACGTGATCGTGGTTGCCACCGGTTTCCACGTCACCGACTCCCCCGTCTTCGACAAGATCGTCGGCGCCGCAGGCCGCAGCCTCGCCAATGTGTGGGAAGAGATCGGCATGCAGGGCTACAAGGGTTCGTTCGTCAATGGCTTCCCGAACATGATGCTGATGGTCGGACCGTCGACCGGCCTCGGTCACACCTCCATGGTGTACATGATCGAGTCCCAGTTGAACTACCTCGTCGACTATCTGAAGACGGTTCGCGCACAGGGCATCACGCGCACCGACGTCACCCTGGCGGCCCAGCAGCGCTACAACGCAGAGGTCCAGCACGATCTGCGCAACAGCGTGTGGGTCAACGGCGGATGCGCATCGTGGTACAAGGACCACCACGGCAACATCACCACGCTGTGGCCGGGATTCACGTTCAACTTCCGTCGTATCACCCGGCAGTTCGACATCGCCGCCTACGATGTGGAACGCCGTGGGACGCGCACACTCCCGGCCGAATCCGCCGACGCGCAGCCGGCACCGGCCACCGCCTGA
- a CDS encoding TetR/AcrR family transcriptional regulator, with protein sequence MAVTSGSVPAAKRTRMSPEARRDQLVELGLDMVRDRPLEQVSIDAIAEAAGVSRALLFHYFESKQDFHVAIARAQADEMLERTEPDPALGDPLVMLSASMSAFIDYVTDNREAYMAFMRGSSSADPAMREVFDQTRAVMAARVLDHAPALGIAVTPVVELTVQGWISFVEDTTIRWLTDPVIDRDQLLALISAALPALAGVVPQD encoded by the coding sequence ATGGCGGTGACCTCGGGTTCTGTGCCGGCGGCCAAGCGCACGCGGATGAGTCCGGAAGCCCGGCGCGACCAACTCGTCGAGCTCGGGCTCGACATGGTGCGCGATCGCCCGCTCGAGCAGGTGTCGATCGACGCCATCGCGGAGGCCGCGGGGGTGTCACGGGCACTGCTGTTCCACTACTTCGAGTCGAAGCAGGACTTTCACGTCGCCATCGCCCGGGCGCAGGCTGACGAGATGCTCGAGCGGACCGAGCCCGATCCGGCGCTCGGCGATCCACTTGTGATGCTCTCGGCCTCGATGTCGGCGTTCATCGATTACGTCACCGACAATCGGGAGGCGTACATGGCCTTCATGCGCGGGTCATCGAGCGCCGACCCGGCGATGCGCGAGGTGTTCGACCAGACCCGCGCCGTCATGGCGGCCCGCGTTCTCGACCACGCGCCGGCGCTGGGGATCGCGGTGACCCCGGTCGTCGAGCTGACCGTGCAGGGCTGGATCTCCTTCGTCGAGGACACCACGATCAGGTGGCTCACCGATCCGGTGATCGATCGTGATCAGTTGCTCGCGTTGATCAGTGCCGCGCTTCCGGCCCTCGCCGGCGTCGTCCCGCAGGACTGA
- a CDS encoding SDR family NAD(P)-dependent oxidoreductase has protein sequence MKDFRDKVVVITGAGSGMGRDLAVKLARKGAKLAISDMNPDGLAGTEKLVAETGAPVHAQILNVAEREAVLDYAETVVAHYGKVNVIFNNAGIAHHGEIERTEFKDIERVMDVDYWGVVNGTKAFLPHIIASGDGHIVNTSSLFGLLSEPGQAAYNSAKFAVRGFTEALNQEMILAKYPVKVTCVHPGGIKTAIARNATSSGDHDQKKSAEFFDRYLARMTSEDAADVIINGVQKNRARVLVGTDAKLLDLWVRLVASGYQGITARVTGWALSKAK, from the coding sequence ATGAAGGACTTTCGCGACAAGGTCGTCGTCATCACCGGCGCCGGATCGGGCATGGGCCGCGACCTGGCGGTCAAGCTGGCACGCAAGGGCGCCAAGCTCGCCATCTCGGACATGAACCCCGACGGCCTGGCGGGCACCGAGAAACTGGTCGCCGAGACCGGTGCGCCGGTCCACGCGCAGATCCTGAACGTCGCCGAGCGCGAGGCCGTTCTCGACTACGCGGAAACCGTTGTGGCGCACTACGGCAAGGTCAATGTGATCTTCAACAACGCCGGCATCGCACATCACGGCGAGATCGAGCGGACCGAGTTCAAGGACATCGAGCGCGTCATGGACGTCGACTACTGGGGCGTGGTCAACGGCACCAAGGCGTTCCTGCCGCACATCATCGCGTCCGGTGACGGCCATATCGTCAACACGTCGTCACTGTTCGGGCTTCTCTCCGAACCCGGTCAGGCGGCGTACAACTCGGCAAAGTTCGCCGTTCGCGGCTTCACCGAGGCCCTCAACCAGGAGATGATCCTGGCGAAGTACCCGGTCAAGGTCACGTGCGTGCACCCCGGCGGCATCAAGACGGCGATCGCACGCAACGCCACCTCATCCGGCGACCACGACCAGAAGAAGTCCGCGGAGTTCTTCGACCGTTACCTCGCCCGGATGACCTCCGAGGATGCCGCCGACGTGATCATCAACGGTGTGCAGAAGAACCGGGCCAGGGTATTGGTGGGCACGGACGCGAAGCTCCTCGATCTCTGGGTGCGTCTCGTCGCGTCCGGCTACCAGGGCATCACGGCACGGGTCACGGGATGGGCACTGAGCAAGGCGAAGTGA